A region of Pyxidicoccus parkwaysis DNA encodes the following proteins:
- a CDS encoding S1C family serine protease has protein sequence MARLSRLLPLLCLAMLSGPPARAEDMSAFAARVKPSIVQLELLGPSGQVVGSGTGFFISEDGLVTTNEHVVEDAQQMRARLPDGSTRQVLGYLARNPERDVALVKLEGTGYSALPLGVDVKVKEGMKVLTVGNPLGLTFSLSEGMVSALRPNGLPEEYQHSEATKHAMIQITAYSGAGSSGSPILSEDGQVIAVLQGGMGLSGNLVFGIPVDVVAKMKADLAPGAVPQPFQEFPWKGAMGSAVFFGLLGVAWAWSKRHEWRRARDLRKSRELASATRYRA, from the coding sequence ATGGCCCGCCTGTCCCGACTGCTTCCGTTGCTGTGTCTGGCCATGCTGTCCGGCCCGCCGGCTCGCGCGGAGGACATGTCTGCCTTCGCGGCGCGGGTGAAGCCTTCCATCGTCCAGCTCGAGCTGCTGGGGCCCTCGGGGCAGGTGGTGGGCTCGGGGACGGGTTTCTTCATCTCCGAGGACGGGCTCGTCACCACCAACGAACACGTGGTGGAGGACGCCCAGCAGATGCGGGCCCGGCTGCCCGACGGCAGCACGCGCCAGGTGCTCGGGTACCTGGCGCGCAACCCGGAGCGCGACGTCGCCCTGGTGAAGCTGGAGGGGACGGGCTACTCCGCGCTGCCGCTCGGCGTGGACGTGAAGGTGAAGGAGGGCATGAAGGTCCTCACCGTGGGCAACCCGCTCGGGCTCACCTTCAGCTTGAGCGAGGGCATGGTCTCCGCGCTGCGTCCGAATGGCCTGCCGGAGGAGTACCAGCACTCCGAGGCGACGAAGCACGCGATGATTCAAATCACCGCGTACAGCGGCGCGGGCTCGAGCGGCTCACCGATTCTCTCCGAGGACGGGCAGGTCATCGCCGTGCTGCAAGGGGGCATGGGGCTGTCGGGCAACCTCGTCTTCGGCATCCCCGTGGACGTGGTGGCGAAGATGAAGGCGGACCTCGCCCCCGGCGCCGTGCCGCAACCCTTCCAGGAGTTCCCCTGGAAGGGAGCGATGGGCTCGGCGGTGTTCTTCGGGTTGCTCGGGGTGGCGTGGGCCTGGTCCAAGCGCCACGAGTGGCGCAGGGCGCGCGACTTGCGGAAGAGCCGCGAGCTGGCCTCCGCCACCCGGTACCGCGCCTGA
- a CDS encoding YkvA family protein: MGTRFFSYVRDPRVPLWRKLAGVLAVVYFLSPVDAIPDFIPVLGWLDDLGVLSAAALFMVREVQRHQTWKGTDGLPVDEEGRSRVPPSGVRKSL; encoded by the coding sequence ATGGGGACCCGCTTCTTCAGCTATGTGCGCGACCCGCGCGTACCGCTCTGGCGGAAGCTCGCTGGCGTGCTGGCGGTGGTCTACTTCCTGTCGCCGGTGGACGCGATTCCGGACTTCATCCCGGTGCTCGGCTGGCTGGACGACCTCGGCGTGCTGTCCGCCGCCGCGCTCTTCATGGTGCGTGAGGTGCAACGCCACCAGACGTGGAAGGGCACGGACGGACTGCCGGTGGACGAGGAGGGACGCTCGCGCGTGCCGCCTTCCGGCGTGCGCAAGTCCCTGTAG
- a CDS encoding ABC transporter ATP-binding protein translates to MPFLSLDALTLRNARGTPAVEGLMLEVEAGEVVALLGSASSGKDTVLRLVAGFVRPESGTLTLDGRTLAGPGTFVPSEQRGVGLVFQDPALFPHLSVLDNVAFGLASLPRAEAHARSRATLKLLGLEGFDSRKPHELSITQQQRVALARALAPGPRVLLLDEPFFHLDSTLRVSTRVDLRRVLKSLGVTVLLVTDDQVQAMAFADRLAVMRAGRVEQVGTPESVYSSPRTAFVAYFLGGTNLLPGVGFGNGVRTMLGILPVAGNARGNVLLSLRPEALRLVPDTDTVAVGGALRAEVLSREFQGPSAEFTVACGGMELTVRGAPELPLRAGSRARLEVVGRAVVLEDSPD, encoded by the coding sequence ATGCCCTTCCTCTCACTCGACGCCCTCACCCTGCGCAATGCCCGCGGCACTCCTGCCGTGGAAGGCCTCATGCTGGAGGTGGAGGCGGGCGAAGTCGTGGCGCTCCTCGGCTCTGCCAGCAGCGGGAAGGACACCGTCCTTCGCCTCGTCGCCGGCTTCGTGCGCCCGGAGTCGGGCACCCTCACCCTCGACGGCCGCACCCTCGCGGGCCCGGGCACCTTCGTCCCGTCGGAGCAGCGTGGCGTGGGCCTCGTGTTCCAGGACCCCGCGCTCTTCCCGCACCTGTCCGTCCTGGACAACGTCGCCTTCGGCCTCGCCTCGCTGCCACGCGCGGAAGCCCACGCGCGCTCCCGCGCCACGCTGAAGCTCCTCGGTCTGGAGGGCTTCGACTCGCGCAAGCCTCACGAGCTCTCCATCACCCAGCAGCAGCGCGTGGCCCTCGCCCGCGCGCTCGCCCCAGGGCCCCGAGTGCTCCTGCTCGACGAGCCCTTCTTCCACCTCGACTCCACGCTGCGCGTCTCCACCCGAGTCGACCTCCGTCGCGTCCTCAAGTCGCTCGGCGTCACCGTGCTCCTCGTCACGGATGACCAGGTCCAGGCCATGGCCTTCGCGGACCGGCTCGCGGTGATGCGCGCCGGCAGGGTGGAGCAGGTGGGCACGCCCGAGTCCGTCTACTCCTCACCGCGCACCGCCTTCGTCGCGTACTTCCTCGGCGGCACCAACCTCCTGCCCGGCGTGGGCTTCGGCAACGGCGTGCGGACGATGCTCGGCATCCTCCCCGTGGCGGGCAACGCCAGGGGCAATGTGCTCCTCTCCCTGCGCCCGGAGGCGCTGCGCCTCGTGCCCGACACCGACACCGTCGCGGTGGGTGGCGCCCTGCGCGCCGAGGTACTCTCGCGCGAGTTCCAGGGGCCCAGCGCCGAGTTCACCGTGGCCTGCGGCGGCATGGAGCTCACCGTGCGCGGCGCGCCGGAGTTGCCCCTGCGCGCGGGCTCGCGGGCGCGGCTGGAGGTGGTGGGCCGCGCGGTGGTGTTGGAAGACAGTCCGGACTGA